The Humulus lupulus chromosome 3, drHumLupu1.1, whole genome shotgun sequence genome window below encodes:
- the LOC133822715 gene encoding uncharacterized protein LOC133822715, whose product MASQSLCGWSCSSPTSSTVKLYSSSSSSLCRPFMFFAFYTAPSKRHRFRASFLRDSTSSPRAASSKQGLRKSVRVDCPCSSSNSDTNLGNRSEKQRKPDLSFKTLFAKRSLWRRIFFASKKVRSIILLNVVTLVYASSIPVVKEVEAIVDPASFTVVRFALSAIPFIPFVLRSVSQNDVDTRNAGIELGFWVSLGYMMQAVGLLTSDAGRASFLSMLTVIVVPLLDGMLGAVVPARTWFGALMAILGVALLESSGSPPCVGDLLNFLSALFFGVHMLRTEHIARSTEKEKFLALLGYEVCAVSVLSTTFYLVGGWSGGLQEYDPSLWTWTNFWNWMVAFPWIPALYTGIFSSGLCLWGEMAAMRDVSATETAIIYALEPVWGGGFAWFLLGERWGTAGWVGAALVLGGSLTMQILGSFPSKSDEDESIDEKLDMAQLSDKRNGLSASPVIVSSRKDVSDLLK is encoded by the exons ttcttcttcttcttcttcgttgtGCAGGCCTTTTATGTTCTTTGCCTTCTACACAGCTCCATCAAAACGACATCGTTTCAGAGCTTCCTTTTTACGAGATTCCACTTCGTCGCCCCGGGCTGCTAGTTCCAAACAAGGACTAAGGAAGTCCGTACGAGTTGATTGCCCGTGTTCGAGCTCGAACTCGGACACGAATTTGGGAAATCGATCAGAAAAACAAAGGAAGCCAGACCTGAGTTTCAAGACCTTGTTTGCGAAGCGATCTCTCTGGAGGAGGATATTTTTTGCGTCCAAGAAAGTTAGGAGCATCATTTTGCTCAATGTCGTCACTCTCGTTTATG CCAGCAGCATCCCAGTTGTGAAAGAGGTTGAAGCAATAGTTGATCCAGCATCGTTCACTGTTGTGCGATTTGCCTTGTCTGCCATCCCATTCATCCCATTTGTACTGCGATCAGTATCACAAAATGACGTTGATACCCGTAATGCCGGAATTGAGTTGGGTTTCTGGGTTAGTCTAGGATATATGATGCAGGCAGTAGGGTTGCTTACATCTGATGCAGGGCGTGCATCCTTTTTATCAATGCTCACA GTAATTGTGGTTCCATTGCTTGATGGTATGCTAGGAGCAGTAGTTCCTGCCCGTACTTGGTTTGGAGCTCTTATGGCTATCTTAGGAGTTGCATTGCTGGAATCGAGTGGATCTCCCCCATGT GTTGGAGATCTTTTGAACTTCTTAAGTGCGCTTTTTTTTGGTGTGCATATGCTAAGAACTGAACATATAGCAAGAAGCACCGAGAAGGAGAAATTCTTAGCTCTCCTTGGATATGAG GTATGTGCTGTTTCCGTCTTGTCAACAACATTTTATCTTGTTGGAGGTTGGTCAGGGGGCTTACAAGAATATGATCCATCATTATGGACGTGGACAAACTTTTGGAATTGGATGGTTGCTTTCCCTTGGATACCTGCATTATACACTGGCATTTTCTCATCTGGGTTATGCTTATGGGGAGAG ATGGCTGCAATGCGTGATGTGTCAGCTACAGAAACTGCAATTATTTACGCCTTGGAGCCAGTCTGGGGTGGGGGTTTTGCATGGTTTCTTCTCGGCGAAAGGTGGGGTACTGCAGGTTGGGTTGGGGCTGCTCTTGTTCTAG GTGGAAGCTTAACCATGCAAATATTAGGGTCCTTTCCTTCTAAATCTGATGAAGATGAAAGTATAGATGAGAAATTGGACATGGCACAGCTTTCAGACAAGCGTAATGGACTTTCTGCTTCTCCCGTTATTGTCAGTTCTAGAAAGGATGTTTCTGATTTGTTAAAGTAG